The window ATGGTTGCCATACGGGCACAGCGATTTCGTCGGGGGTAAGGGTACGGCTTCCGGTCGGTACGGCCGGGGCTGTCCTTCGGGGCCACTCAGCCACGGCCGCCTGCGAGCGCCTCCGCCTCCGGCAGCCGCCGCAGCGTGAGCATCGCGACAGTGCCGATTAGCGGGCCGACCGCAAGCGGTGCGAAAGCCCACCGCCAGCCGACCGACTCGGCGACGATGGGCGTCAACTGAATCGAACCCAGAGTCAGCAGGTAGCCGATAGCGGTCTGGAAGGTGAGCGCACTGCCGACGTAGGAATCCTCGGCGAGTTCCGAGACGGCCGTCGAGAACTGCGCGGAGTCGGCGACGATGGCGAAGCCCCACAGGAGGACGAACGGGACGACGATGAGCGTCGAGGCGCCGAAGACGAAGCCGGCTGCCACACAGGCGCTACCGCTGATAATCATGCTGGCGCTTGTAACCGTCGTTCGCCCGAGTCGGTCGGAGGTGACCCCGGCGATGACGGCCCCGAGGCCGCCGATTGCGATGGTGCCGAAGGTCACGAACGCGGCGAAGGCTTCGGTTTCGCCGCCGTTGGCAGTGAAGCTCGCCGAGAGGTACACCGGAATCCAGGCCCAGACCGCGTAGAGTTCCCACATGTGGCCGAAGTAGCCGAGATTGGCGAGGACCGTCCCGCGGTCCCCCGCGATTCGGCGGATAGCGCTCGGGTCGAATGGCGCGGCGGGCGCCTGATACGGCCCGGGTTCGACGAAGAGGACGAGAATCGCACCGAGGACGGCGAGGCCCGAAGCCCCGAGCAACACCGGCGTCGGCCGACCGACGCCACCCACTCCGCGCAGGAGATGCGGCATCGCGGAGCCGACGGTGAGCGCGCCGACCAGCACGCCGATGGCGAACCCGCGGCCCTTCCGGAACCAGCCGGCCATAATTTTCATGCCCGGCGGATACACCCCCGCGAGAGCCATCCCGGTCAGGAACCGGAGGACGACCGCCGGGAGGAACGACCCGACGCTTGTGGCGATGACGACGGTCGCGGCGGCGCCGACGACCGCCGACGCCGAAAACAGGTATCGCGGCTGGACGACGTCCGAGATGGTAAACACCGCCGAGAGCAGCGCACCGGCGACGAAGCCGAGTTGGACCGCGTTGGTGAGCCACGCCGTCTCGGCGGCCGAAAGGCCCCACATCGTCGCGAGTTCCGGCCCGACTGCGGAGACGCTGAACCACAGCGTCATCGCCAGCAGTTCGGCGGTCGCAAGCAGGCCGAGCACCCGGTATTTCCGGTATCGTCCCGGTGGTTCGTTGCCGTCTGTCATCCTGTGTCACCTCCTTCGTCTCCGGCAGGGTAGTTATTCGATTGGGTAGTCCCATCGAACAGGAACAAAAAGGAGACGTTCCCCGGATGACCCGGCCGCGGCGGAGGCGGTTCGACGCAGTGGAACGGCCCGCGTCACTCGGCGCCTATTCGGCCCTTACTCCAGACAGGCGTCGTGGACGGTGTCGCCCTCGTCGTTCGGCTGGCGGCCCTGTCCGACGACGATGGGTTCACCGCACGCCGCACAGCGCATGCCCTCGCGTTCGCTCGTCGGTTCGATGCTGCTCGTTCGGGGGGCCTGCTCCGCCGAGGTGTCCCCCGCCGTCGCCGTATAGCCGAGCGCGACCGCGCCGGCGCCCGACAGCAACGCGAGCAACCGCTTGCGTTTCCGGAGCGAGGCGATAGCGACCGCGCCCAGAGCGACGGCGGACAGGAGACGGACGGGCCCCTCTCGACTGACGTCGGTTTCGGTAGATTCCATAGACGTATTTCGGGCCCCACACGCTTGTAGTTCACCCTCACCCGTCGGCCCCAGTCGCCGGCCGCCGAGTCAGGCTCGGGGCGACCCGTTAGAGGCGGGCACCACACTCCCGGCAGTAGGAAAAGTCAGGGTCGTTCGGCGTCCCGCAGTCGGCACAGACGGCGTGCGGCCCGACGGACCCGTCCGGCGACGATTCTTCGGCGGTAGCCGACCGTACGGTTGTATCGCCCTCCCGATTGCGCTCGATGCCGTCGATGACGATACCCTTGAGTACGGGGATGGCGACCCCCAGCGCGATGAGCAACAACAGGGCCGTGACGACGATATAGAGGTTCTCGGGCGAAACCACGGGGCGCACTACGTGCGGCATCGGTTTAGCTATCCCGCCGGTCGAGCGGTGCCGTTCCCGGAGTCCTAATACGAACGCGTCCGGAGTCAGACCATGACCGATGGCCGCACCTTCGCCGCGAGCGCAGCCGCGCTTGGCCTCGCCGCCCTCGCCCACGCGATACTGAGTTGGCCCGCCGAGATGACGCTCGCGTTCTTCGGGGTCGGCGCCGCCGTCGCCTTCGTCGCGGAAGCGGTCGTCATCCGCCTCGGGTTCCTAGAGCACCACATCGGCCCGAAGGTCCTCGGCGTACCCCTCTACGCCCTCTTCGGGTGGACGGGCGTGATTTACGTCGCCTTCCGGTTCGCGCTGCTCGTCGCCGAGGGCTGGGGCGCCGTCGCCCTCGCGGCTCTGCTGGCGACCGGATACGACGCCCTCACGGACCCCAGAGGCGTCAGCGAGGGCTTCTGGAGTTATACGGACGACCTGCCCGGACCCCGGTATCGCGGCATCCCGTGGTGGAACACCGTCGGCTGGCTGGTCATCAGCGCCGTCACCGCCGGGGCCGCCGTCCTCGTCCGTTGAGGTGGCCACCAGTGTTTTGCCCGTTTCCCGCGAACGAGCTACTGGATGAATAGTTGACATGAGTTCGGAGTCAGCCGCCGAACAGCCGGATCCGATTTCCGTCGCCGAAGCCCTCCAGCGTCTCGATACGCGGACGTTGCGCGACCTCGTGAGGCGGCTGTGGGAGGAACGCGGCTGGACGCTGGAGGACGAATCCAGCCCGGACGACGGGGGCGTCGACCTGGTGTTCGCCCGCGAGTGGCCACAACACCGCCGGGTGCTGCTTCGGGTCCGGTCCTTCGACGCGAACGACCACCTCAACACCGCCGACGTGCAGGCGTTCGTCCGGACCGTCCAGCGCGAGGAGGTCGACATCGCCCGCATCGTCACGACAACCGAGACGCCCTCCAGCGTCGAGGCGAAGGCCCGCGAGTACGGCGTCGACGTCATGGGACCGGCGGCGCTCGGTACCCTGCTCGACCGACTCGGCGAGCGGGCGGCGCTGGCGGCCCACGTCGACGCACCCGTGATAACCGACACCGGAACGTCGCTGCCGGCCTGGGTGCCCGACCGACTGGCCGCCGCGGCCGACCGCCTGAACCTCGCGGACCGACTGGAGCGACTGTTGGCCCGGTATCTCCCGCCGGACCCGACGATGGCCGATATGGCCGCGCTGAGTTTCACCGGCCACCGAATCGCGCTCGTCGCCTCGGCGCTTGCACTCCTGTTCTTGGTGCCGGTCGGAACCCAGGCGGTCCTTTTCTGGGTGCTGATGACCGCCTATCTGCTCGTCACCTACGGCGCGCTGCTGCCGGCGATGACCGCGGACATCTATCTCCGCCGGCAGATTCGCGGCGAGTGGGTGCCGTCGTGGTGGTATCTCGGGGCGTTCATCGCCGTCCCGTTGCCGCTGCTGGCGGGGGCGCTCTACTGGTATCGGCGCCGGAACCACCGACCGGCGAGAAACGATGTCGTCTGAGCCGCTTCAGGTGTGGTCCAGTTTGGTCGCGTCGACGACGGTTCCGGCGTCCTCCCAGTCGTCCTCGTAGAAGGACTGCTGTTCGAGGTGGATGTCCCCACCGGGCTGTGGGCCGGTCGTCAGCCGGAAGCGGAGTTCTTCCCCCTCGTTTCGGCCCTCGGCTTCCAGCCCGCGGTTCTCGTCGACGTCGACCTCGTCGAGGTCCGCCTCGACGGTCTCACCGCTTTCGAGGGTCAGTTCCCAGGGCCCTTCGCCGAGCTTCCCGATGGTAATCGCGAGTTCGTCGAACTCCTCGGGCATACGCCATTGTTGACAGCCTATCAACAAAAGAGTCGGGGCCACGCGGGGAGCAAAGCCCCGTTTTGACGGCCTGTGCGCTCCAGCCCGCAACCCTTACCCGCGCGCGTGGCTAACGACGGAACATGACTGACGAGGAGCCAGCCGACTCCCACGAGTTCTCCGAGGGGCAGGGCTTCGAGGACCCCTACGATGGGTTCGACCTCGACCCGCCGGAACTCGACGTCGACCCCGAGCAGGTCGACCCCGTCGACTCCCGTGTCGTCGCCGACACGCTCGACCGCCGACAGATCGCGGCCGACGAGGTCGACGCCGAGGAACTGCTCGACGTCGGGCTGGAGTACATGCGCATCAACCGCCACGAACAGGCGACCGACGCCTTCGAGCGCGTCGCCAGCTACGCCGACGACGACATCATCGAGCAGGAAGCGTGGGTGAACAAGGGCGCCGCTCACGCGGAGATGCAGGAGTTCGAGGCGGCCATCGACGCCTACCGGCAGGCGCTGCACATCGACGACGAATCCGAGCACGCCGCCACCGCCGAGACCAACCTCGCCTACGCGCTGTGGGAATCCGGCCGCAGCGAGCAGGCACTCGAACACGCCGAACGCGCCGTCGAACTCGACCCGCGCTTCCCGCAGGCGTGGTACAACCGTGGGTTCTTCCTGCTGGAGCGCGGCCTCGCCGAGGACGCCGTCTCCTGTTTCGACAACGCGATGCGGCTCGGCCAGCGGTCGGTCGACGTCCTCGAAGAGAAGGCCCGTGCACTCGAACAGCAGGGCAAGGACGAGGAAGCCGAGAAGGTCGCCGAGGAAGCCGAGGAGATGCGCCAGCGCGCCGAAGACCAGCTCGTCGACGACCACGGCTCGGGCGGCCCCGCGGGCGGTCCCGGCGGCGACCGCGGCGGGCGTGAACGCCAGCGCGAACGATGATGCTACTGTGCGAACGGGAAACGCAGGAGGGGACGCTCGTCTCCGTCTGTGACGCCGACGTACTCGGCGAGACCTTCGA of the Natronomonas halophila genome contains:
- a CDS encoding MFS transporter — encoded protein: MTDGNEPPGRYRKYRVLGLLATAELLAMTLWFSVSAVGPELATMWGLSAAETAWLTNAVQLGFVAGALLSAVFTISDVVQPRYLFSASAVVGAAATVVIATSVGSFLPAVVLRFLTGMALAGVYPPGMKIMAGWFRKGRGFAIGVLVGALTVGSAMPHLLRGVGGVGRPTPVLLGASGLAVLGAILVLFVEPGPYQAPAAPFDPSAIRRIAGDRGTVLANLGYFGHMWELYAVWAWIPVYLSASFTANGGETEAFAAFVTFGTIAIGGLGAVIAGVTSDRLGRTTVTSASMIISGSACVAAGFVFGASTLIVVPFVLLWGFAIVADSAQFSTAVSELAEDSYVGSALTFQTAIGYLLTLGSIQLTPIVAESVGWRWAFAPLAVGPLIGTVAMLTLRRLPEAEALAGGRG
- a CDS encoding zinc ribbon domain-containing protein, encoding MVSPENLYIVVTALLLLIALGVAIPVLKGIVIDGIERNREGDTTVRSATAEESSPDGSVGPHAVCADCGTPNDPDFSYCRECGARL
- a CDS encoding carotenoid biosynthesis protein, coding for MTDGRTFAASAAALGLAALAHAILSWPAEMTLAFFGVGAAVAFVAEAVVIRLGFLEHHIGPKVLGVPLYALFGWTGVIYVAFRFALLVAEGWGAVALAALLATGYDALTDPRGVSEGFWSYTDDLPGPRYRGIPWWNTVGWLVISAVTAGAAVLVR
- a CDS encoding restriction endonuclease; the encoded protein is MSSESAAEQPDPISVAEALQRLDTRTLRDLVRRLWEERGWTLEDESSPDDGGVDLVFAREWPQHRRVLLRVRSFDANDHLNTADVQAFVRTVQREEVDIARIVTTTETPSSVEAKAREYGVDVMGPAALGTLLDRLGERAALAAHVDAPVITDTGTSLPAWVPDRLAAAADRLNLADRLERLLARYLPPDPTMADMAALSFTGHRIALVASALALLFLVPVGTQAVLFWVLMTAYLLVTYGALLPAMTADIYLRRQIRGEWVPSWWYLGAFIAVPLPLLAGALYWYRRRNHRPARNDVV
- a CDS encoding tetratricopeptide repeat protein, which encodes MTDEEPADSHEFSEGQGFEDPYDGFDLDPPELDVDPEQVDPVDSRVVADTLDRRQIAADEVDAEELLDVGLEYMRINRHEQATDAFERVASYADDDIIEQEAWVNKGAAHAEMQEFEAAIDAYRQALHIDDESEHAATAETNLAYALWESGRSEQALEHAERAVELDPRFPQAWYNRGFFLLERGLAEDAVSCFDNAMRLGQRSVDVLEEKARALEQQGKDEEAEKVAEEAEEMRQRAEDQLVDDHGSGGPAGGPGGDRGGRERQRER